The Thalassomonas actiniarum genome contains the following window.
AACGGAGGAGCACGAAGGTTGGCTAAGTATGGTCGGACATCATACGGTTAGTGCAATGGCATAAGCCAGCTTAACTGCGAGACAGACACGTCGAGCAGGTACGAAAGTAGGTCATAGTGATCCGGTGGTTCTGTATGGAAGGGCCATCGCTCAACGGATAAAAGGTACTCCGGGGATAACAGGCTGATACCGCCCAAGAGTTCATATCGACGGCGGTGTTTGGCACCTCGATGTCGGCTCATCACATCCTGGGGCTGAAGTCGGTCCCAAGGGTATGGCTGTTCGCCATTTAAAGTGGTACGCGAGCTGGGTTTAGAACGTCGTGAGACAGTTCGGTCCCTATCTGCCGTGGGCGTTTGAGAATTGAAGAGGGCTGCTCCTAGTACGAGAGGACCGGAGTGGACGAACCTCTGGTGTTCGGGTTGTCATGCCAATGGCATTGCCCGGTAGCTACGTTCGGAACTGATAACCGCTGAAAGCATCTAAGCGGGAAGCAGGCTTTAAGATGAGTTCTCACTGGGACTTTAAGTCCCCTGAAGGGCCGTTGGAGACTACAACGTTGATAGGCAAGGTGTGGAAGTGCTGCGAGGCATTGAGCTAACTTGTACTAATGACCCGTGAGGCTTAACCATACAACACCCAAGTGGTTTTAAGATTGTATGAAGACTGACATTAAAAACAAAAGTCACGTACACATAGATTGAATAAGTAGATATATATCGTTTTCCAAGATTGACTGTTTTTGTCTAGCGACAATAGCACTGTGGTACCACCTGATCCCATGCCGAACTCAGAAGTGAAACGCAGTAGCGCCGATGGTAGTGTGGGAGTTCCCATGTGAGAGTAGGACATTGCTAGACTTCTATTTAGAGAAACCCGCAGCTGACGCTGCGGGTTTTTTGCTTTCTATTTCCAAAAAAATATTATTTTCTTCACATTAATGGAATGTTTTATCTGATAAAGATCAGCTGGGATGTTTTATTACCTGTTTTGTACAGTAACCCATACAGTACGTATAAATAGTCAAAAAATTATATGTAGGCTGAGCCTGACTTATCTTGTGAGTTGATCTTTTATTAATAGTGCTATCCAACTCAAAAAGGAGAGTGCCTATTTCAATATTACTTATTTATTAACTGCTGCCTTAACAGCTGCAATCAAAGTCGCAACCCCTGAGTGATGCAACACTCAGGGGTCGCTAACCACAACGAACTACAGTGGAGTACGTCATGGCTAAATATCATCATACGTCAGAGCTTACCTCGGCAAAAGTAAAATATCCCATTTATCGGCAACTTACCGTGCAGGAAACACTTTGCGGGGCGTCAGCGAAAACCCGTGGCATAGGTGTCAACTATGTGCCGGTAAAGCTTGAACCTTGTATTGTGCTCAGGGGAAAGTGGCTACACAAGGCTGGTTTTCCCATTGGGCAAAAGATCAGTATTGCGATAAACCAGGGGGAAATGGTTATTGCATCTAAACAAGCTGATGTTGCGGTCGATAACAACCGGGAAACTGGGGACCAGCACTAAAGTGGGGCAACTAAACTGCTGTGCTGAAGTTGGCACAGCAGTTTAGTATTGGCGCAATACCAAAATACCGCCTTTCACACATTCGTGTTGTTTATTGCTAATTTTCCATTTAGATAAGCCCGATTCGAGAGGGTCCGGCTTTTGCTTTCTTATTAAAAATACATTCGTCGTTGCACTAGCGATTTTGCATTGCGCGAAGTTGTTTCCAGTTCAGTAGCTGAATGTTCTGATCTTTCAGGAATGTGGCTGTTTCCTGAGAGGTAAAAATCAATCTGTCGTCATTGCGACGTGAGGCACTTTTGGTAATGGCCCTTAACTCTTCGTTGTCAAAGCCGCAATGGATGATCAGTTGGCCAACACCAGCTTCCATATTCTCCAGGGCATGGTAATAATTCTCTTTCCTTTGTACTAAGTTTTCCCCACCGTAAAATTGTAATACCGAGTCGAGTAGCGGTAAGTTATTTTCATCAAGTGTTTTGACTATCCTTTTTGTTCCTGTGGCAAGTCCCGGATATGCTTTGATAAACCTGGGGGGGATATCACGCAGGAAAAGGATAGGAAGTGCATATTCCAACGCTAAGTTGACATAGACCTGTACCAGGTCAGGTCGGCTTAATAAGGCGCCCATGTGCGTATCCAGGTGGCTTAAAGGGATGCCGAACTGTTTGGCGCGATCAATTTGGGCCCGCAGTTCAATGGCAACCTCATCCGCTTTGGCGTGCTTGACCACTTGTTTGACGTTATCCCAGAGGTAACCGTCTTTATCGATAAGACTGGTAACCTTTTCGCGGGGAGCGACCGGTCCCCAGCGATAATGATCCCATTCTGAATTCAGTGTGAGATGGACACCGTAATCGTGCTGTGGGTTCTTTTTGGCATAATCGGCAAATTCACTGAACCATGGGGTGGGCACCATGATGCTGGTCGAGGAAACAATGCCTGATTCCAGGCATGCCATGGTGGCCATATTTACCGAATGAGACATACCGGCATCATCTGCATGGATGATCAGGTATCGCTTCTGAGTTGCAGCAGACGTGGCTGAAAGGTTTTTGGCTTCAACCTGTGCCAGTGCAGGAAAAAGTAAAGTAGCAAGCAACACAAAGCTGCAAGCAACTGATAGTATTTTTCGCATGGTAGATCCTTCTCCAGGCAAGAAAATGAAAGCAATTCACCTTATCATGCAGGTTATGACATGACAATCCGTTATAGAAGCGATTGAAATTGTCTTTAAGGCCGGTAGGGGAGTGCTAATGACTATTGCTATTTGCCTAATTTCTTAAGCACGTTTTTCATATGTTCTTTAAAGTATTTCTCTTCTTTCGATATTCCGCAATTAAAGGATTGGGTGGCGGAAAGTCCTTCCATACCGACATTAGACAAATCTTCGGTCACGGAGCAGGTACCATCATCATGCTTGGTTATCGACATGCCTTGTGAGTACTCTGTTGTGTTGTCGGATTTTTTCTGGTCGGCATCTATGGTTTTCTTCGAATGCGGTACCGGTTGTTGTTCACCATGCATAACAGAGGGAGATTTGTGCTGCTGATACTGGTACATCCCCTCCTGTAGCATCTGGCTATTAATGTTGTTGGTTAGTTTCTGCAACTGGTTACGGGCGGAAAACTTTTTTAGTGTTTTGCTATCTTTGCCCGGTTTTTTTACCGTGCCGGGTGCTTTGACAGTTGTGGCTTCACTTTGCTGTTTT
Protein-coding sequences here:
- a CDS encoding polysaccharide deacetylase family protein, producing MRKILSVACSFVLLATLLFPALAQVEAKNLSATSAATQKRYLIIHADDAGMSHSVNMATMACLESGIVSSTSIMVPTPWFSEFADYAKKNPQHDYGVHLTLNSEWDHYRWGPVAPREKVTSLIDKDGYLWDNVKQVVKHAKADEVAIELRAQIDRAKQFGIPLSHLDTHMGALLSRPDLVQVYVNLALEYALPILFLRDIPPRFIKAYPGLATGTKRIVKTLDENNLPLLDSVLQFYGGENLVQRKENYYHALENMEAGVGQLIIHCGFDNEELRAITKSASRRNDDRLIFTSQETATFLKDQNIQLLNWKQLRAMQNR
- a CDS encoding SymE family type I addiction module toxin gives rise to the protein MAKYHHTSELTSAKVKYPIYRQLTVQETLCGASAKTRGIGVNYVPVKLEPCIVLRGKWLHKAGFPIGQKISIAINQGEMVIASKQADVAVDNNRETGDQH